The genomic region TTATTCCTAATctgaaatataatatagtagAACAGTCAATGACTTATCCTTCTGAGTTCAAGTTGACACCGATCAATGATTTCAATCAATAATATGCACATTATTTTGGGTCATGTAACATGGGTCAAGCACATCTCAACAACATGACAAAGCACAATGTAAATATTGCAGCGGGCGGTCCTTGCTCTTGGTTCGACAGAGGAAtgtagtgggttttttttccatttccttcctttcttccttcctctctgtggCCTGAACCTACTTTACTCAGTAGTGTGCAGACAGTTTATGGGTTTACACTTAGGCTGTCACTGTTATTGCTGTGTTATGTGTTTGTAGTAACTGTTGAGTTGAATTTAcagtattgttttgtatttgggacaaaatcaattcatttattatacacaaacacacacagagaggcttCATCCTGTGAACAATATATATTCCATTTCTATAGcactataatattatattaatattaacatgTATAGAGAGTAGATCATCAGGGTGGCTCTTCTGTTGCAGGAAGGTTTGGGCAACAGTTGGACAGCCTTCACCATCAGTATATTGAATCACCCATGCAGTTTTCAAGGCAGCCCTTTATCAGCACTGCTGCAATTGATGCAGATATTCTTCAGACATCcaaattattgattattgaagtaGAAAGTCAGAGCTGTGTCAacaaataaccctaaccccaaagTTGCATGTTACCTCATAATTTCAACCTGACAAATTCGTGGATGCTGACTGTAGCCCAAATGTCAAGTCAAATGCTAAATGACAAAAAGCATTGTGTATAAATTTGTGTGTTTAGAAAGTAAAAATATCACTaaagtatatataaataataatttttgaAAAACAGGTTTACCTGTACACTGAGATCCAGGGAAAAGGGGGGAACAGAGTGTGTTCTGCCACCAGCACTCATCTTGCTGGTTGCCAGTTCCTCCCTGTCCACTTATATTTAACAGAGGGAACTAAACAAGACAAATGGGAAGTGGTTAGCGTGTTGAAACAAACAGCCGCCTGAAACATCACAGGTGGAGCCTGTTTTTACAGCTCATGACAGATTATGAAAAACGACATGGTCTATACAGTATTTGTTATATTCATCACACTATATTGATAATCTGAGAAAATACATTCAAGAGACCCTCACCTCTGGCACATCTCCAACAAAGTCATAAGCAATCCCATACTTTGGGATCTGACCTGCTGGTGCACTTAAGCAGGACTGTTTTTCTTCTGAAGATTCCTCTTTTTGAATCTTGTTAACTGAGATGTCCACCTGTCCATCTGCAGTTGATGCAGCTGCTGCCGTTTTGCAGTCTAAGCAAATCTCTTGCTCAGCGATTGGCAGGAGGGTACTGGAGCCCTCCTGTGAATCCAGAGAGGTCTGGGCACTCTTCTCCATGCCAGACTTCTTTAATCTGGGTAAGAATTTACCAGATTCCAGTTCTGACTTCCCATAATAAGGGCCCTCACATTCTGCATCCTCCTCCAGAGGTTTGAGGTCTGCCTGAGGATCATCAAAGACGTCCACCGGCGCCAGGACGGGAAAACTCATCTCCTCTTTGTCAGTCTCAGCCTCGGAATCACTCACTCCACCAGGAGACAACTCTGAGGCCGATATTGGCCGGAAATGAGTCCTGGGGGATATGCGAATGGCCCTATACTGCGTCCGGTTGATGCCATATATTCGTGGGTGGAAGGCTTCATTCTCAGAGTCCGAGCAGAGAATAGATTTAGGCTTGAACCCCGGACTGAACGAAGCCATGTCCTCAGGCTCAAAAGAACACTCAACGTGGAGGACTTGAGAGAAGGGATTGTTCAGGTTGAAGGATGCAAACGGGTATTCTAAACCTTGCTCCTCACCCCGCAAGCCTCCGTAAGATCCGAGCAAATCTTCATGgaagatgaaagaaaatccCTTATTCAATCCGTCTCCGCCTCCTCTAATGGCCTGGTCACTCTGCCCAAAGGAAACGAGCGGCCTCCACAGGGGCCTCTGCCCAGGGGCAAAGCAGCTGCCGGTGTTCATGAACACATCTGTGCCGGTGATGGTGAGCATGTCTGAGCTAGAAGCAGATGCGGCTGCGGCGGCACACTGTAGCAGGCTATCTTGAGTTTCGCTCGGCGGCACTACAGCCCAATTCTTATCACCACTTAGTGTCTTCAACTCTCCATACACCCCTCCTAGGATGAATGATGTACTCTCCCTGTCAGAGTTCAAGTCCCAGGGTTTGGACGGAGTCATGTAATCCCCAGCACCATCTACCTTGGAGAGTTTGTTTTTGGCTAAGTCCTGttcttctttcttgccttcccAAAGGTGATACTCTGACCGCTGCACAGCTTTTTTCTGGGGTCCCTGGATCGGAACTCCTTTCGCCTGCACCTccagacagctgcagcagtaACCGCTTGAGTCATCTGAAAAGAGCCCCTCGCTTGTTTTTTCTGCTCCTTGCCTTGACACTGCAGATTTGCCATCTCCAATTGCAGTCCAAATGTCCTTTATTATCCCTGAGCTGTAATCATCACTCTGTTGGTTTGTGTTGTCCGAAAACATGCCAGTGCTGTACTGTTTACTCTCATCCTCTTCCAATGCTATGCCACAAATGGACTCCAATTTAGATTTTTTGGTGAAGGTCTGATTGGATGCTGTGCTAACACTGACCTCCTCACACTTACGGCCAGGGTCTTCTTGCAAAAAATCCAAGATTTCATCCTCTAGATATGTaccagagagaggagggattaTACAATCAATCTCTTCATTGCCAATTTGAGCAGCATCCTCTGTCTGAACATGTCCTTGCTCGTTGTCTGAACGAGTCTCCTCTGAATGTGACCATGGACTGCAAGTTCGCGTTGAAAGGTTAGAACAGTGTTCAGTTTCATCAAAGGCACTATTTTTGGTCCATATTAGCAAACGAGACTGTTTATTAGAATGTGGGTCGAGACAGCTACTTGAATCTGTGTTGTTTTCGTGAGCAACGGTGAGTGAGTCGCGGGGAAAAGGAAAAGTGGGGCTTTCATACTGCAGCTCgaaaagagagaagcaggatGAGTTCAAGCCAGATGGTTCACTGGTGGCTTCAGGAACAAGCGGCTCCTCCAGAGTTCCAGATAGTTTGCTCAGGGTGAACGAAACACTATCAAGAAGGGGGGAGAGCCGAATGGGAGAGTCTCCGATGAAACTTTCTCCATCTATATCTTCTGAAGTAGACGGTGAATAACATCCCCAGACTTGAGCCATGTTTTCAAGATCCTCCATTAAGAATCCAACAGATCCCGAAGCTTCCTGTGAGTCTGCCCTTATTGCACTTTTCCCTTGCTGCTCAAGGCCATCTAACACTAAACAACATTCTGCCTCAACGTCTCTTTGCTCTTTGCTTTTTTGTCGAATCATGCTTAAGATTCGACTCTCTTGTATCGAGTCTGAGGCACTAGTATCCAATATGGATTGATAAATATCAACTTCATAGAAGTGAGTATATTCAGACAGATGCTTGTCATCTAAATCTCTACTATCCTCTGGCTGAGGGCAGCTTGAGGTCCCAGTGAGTTCAGCAGTTTCATCCTCTGCATCACCAGGCCCTTCTACAAAGTGCCCATCCACGAATGAGCCTGCTGCTAGGTATGCTCTCTGGTAGCTCTCATTGGCAATGCAGATTCCCTGGATTCTCTCTGGCAGCCTCTCCATGTCGGTCGACAAGGCAAAGCCGTCAGGAGAGTCTACCTTGCCTCGATATTTTGTTTCCAGCTTGCTTTGTCTGCTGCTGAAAGGTACAAAATACTCTGTGATGGGCTCAGTGTACCAAAGTGGCTCCTCCATGTATTCCTTTTTGTTTCTGGCCTCAACTCCGGACTCTTTTGCTTCCACCCAGCCTGGATCTTTACGAATCTCCTTCAGCGGCCTCTTCCCCTTTTTGTAAAGCTGTGGTTGTCGGACAGTGCCTCCTGTGGCACTGCTACTGCTTCCTCCCGCGTTTCTTCGCTCCTCTTTGTCAAAAACCTTCACCTGCAGCTTCACCTGCCCACTGTTGCGCGTTCTCTTATTCTTCCCAGCCTCCCTGGATTTGTGCCTTATTCTAACTGCCTTGCTTCTGGACGACTTGGAGTCACCCTGGTTCCCACTTGAGCTTGAGCCCGCCTCACTAGAGCCAGACGACCAGGACCTGGGCCGGTATTTGCCCTCAGACCTGTGTCTCGTCTGTCTCTTAGAGTGGACGGTAGATTTTTCCTCCGTTGCTACACCACCGTGGTATcggttttctttctcttttttgcttCGCCGTTGCTGGCCTCTCTCGTTGGTCACAGTCGTGATGGTACCACATGCCTCGGGGTTTCGCTCCTTTGCAGCCTCACATTCGCTGTTGCAATCTTTCGGGGAGGAGGTGTCTGTGCTGGTCTGTGGAGCTGCTGAGGATGATGAACTTGAGTATGCGCAGGCCTTAGCCTTGTTCCACACCGTCATGATCTCTTGGAGACAAACAGGTTTCTCTGACAAAGGAGGAAAGGCTTCATAATACCTGAAGtcacaacaaacagaaagagaagtTGATTTAAATACATTCATTGCAGTATTGTTCAAATGAACAATTGTTTTATGGGTGTGTACTGCAGCAACTGCGAACATGGAAATTTGTGGATACACAATGTCTGTGGTGTGGCTTACATTTCCACCTGGTCCTTTGAAGAGGGGGACTCAGCTCGCTCTGGAGACTGAgagccatcagatttcttttgaatctgtttttcctctgtAAAACACAATGAGCAATACAACACTGTGTTAAGACAATGTTTAGTAACATTTGTAT from Scomber japonicus isolate fScoJap1 chromosome 22, fScoJap1.pri, whole genome shotgun sequence harbors:
- the kiaa0232 gene encoding uncharacterized protein KIAA0232 homolog, with protein sequence MRPVSTDSDGPAPPENLSCPYPLVGPLSASEMSLLQSLGPVQSWLGQELEKCGIDAMIYTRYVLSLLLHDSYDYDLQDQENDIFLGWEKGTGKKWGKSKKKGGTDLSLEEMKKQAAVQCLRSASDENSGIESLVEELCSKLKDIQNKQKEEKQIQKKSDGSQSPERAESPSSKDQVEMYYEAFPPLSEKPVCLQEIMTVWNKAKACAYSSSSSSAAPQTSTDTSSPKDCNSECEAAKERNPEACGTITTVTNERGQQRRSKKEKENRYHGGVATEEKSTVHSKRQTRHRSEGKYRPRSWSSGSSEAGSSSSGNQGDSKSSRSKAVRIRHKSREAGKNKRTRNSGQVKLQVKVFDKEERRNAGGSSSSATGGTVRQPQLYKKGKRPLKEIRKDPGWVEAKESGVEARNKKEYMEEPLWYTEPITEYFVPFSSRQSKLETKYRGKVDSPDGFALSTDMERLPERIQGICIANESYQRAYLAAGSFVDGHFVEGPGDAEDETAELTGTSSCPQPEDSRDLDDKHLSEYTHFYEVDIYQSILDTSASDSIQESRILSMIRQKSKEQRDVEAECCLVLDGLEQQGKSAIRADSQEASGSVGFLMEDLENMAQVWGCYSPSTSEDIDGESFIGDSPIRLSPLLDSVSFTLSKLSGTLEEPLVPEATSEPSGLNSSCFSLFELQYESPTFPFPRDSLTVAHENNTDSSSCLDPHSNKQSRLLIWTKNSAFDETEHCSNLSTRTCSPWSHSEETRSDNEQGHVQTEDAAQIGNEEIDCIIPPLSGTYLEDEILDFLQEDPGRKCEEVSVSTASNQTFTKKSKLESICGIALEEDESKQYSTGMFSDNTNQQSDDYSSGIIKDIWTAIGDGKSAVSRQGAEKTSEGLFSDDSSGYCCSCLEVQAKGVPIQGPQKKAVQRSEYHLWEGKKEEQDLAKNKLSKVDGAGDYMTPSKPWDLNSDRESTSFILGGVYGELKTLSGDKNWAVVPPSETQDSLLQCAAAAASASSSDMLTITGTDVFMNTGSCFAPGQRPLWRPLVSFGQSDQAIRGGGDGLNKGFSFIFHEDLLGSYGGLRGEEQGLEYPFASFNLNNPFSQVLHVECSFEPEDMASFSPGFKPKSILCSDSENEAFHPRIYGINRTQYRAIRISPRTHFRPISASELSPGGVSDSEAETDKEEMSFPVLAPVDVFDDPQADLKPLEEDAECEGPYYGKSELESGKFLPRLKKSGMEKSAQTSLDSQEGSSTLLPIAEQEICLDCKTAAAASTADGQVDISVNKIQKEESSEEKQSCLSAPAGQIPKYGIAYDFVGDVPEFPLLNISGQGGTGNQQDECWWQNTLCSPLFPGSQCTGSSNI